One genomic region from Haloterrigena gelatinilytica encodes:
- a CDS encoding sodium:solute symporter family protein, with the protein MIDPLVAAMIAYFVITIGIAWWYGRGAGAGYVEFTLAGKNLDLLPFTMTYFATFVGGGLTMGIAQKAFLDGISAQWYAMTQGIAWITISLVIGYLYAFDVVSVPELLGRVFGPSTKYFAAFATVIGQIALTAGQTIGMATIIATVTEIPLNVAFWMSTVVFVGITVWGGMNSVAWADTLHGIIIIVGMATAIPISLANTGGVGAVTSGLPTGHTDWFGVGLIQIGTWYLLYITVAGAQQHLLQRTWSAKDADTAKRGVFLAGLVITGYGILTATAGLIAYAQGAGVDSSMAFAWTLQNTMHPVLGGILLAAAVGAVMSGADSMLLAGATTFVNDIYVPWRGGMENVSQTHLVRVTRAVILVFGIGAAVIALSGVEIVVIDNLGMGVMSVLFAGVLALFWQQTDRRAGFPGLLVGGAVFIVWRFLLGEPEFFGEGSVEAAVPGTLAALVTIAVLSYAWFGSETFTVEEIRHAATRDMNRFTQRDLMTSDTDPDAPSTDD; encoded by the coding sequence CTTACTTCGTGATCACTATCGGTATCGCCTGGTGGTACGGGCGAGGAGCGGGTGCGGGCTACGTCGAGTTTACGCTTGCGGGGAAGAACCTCGACCTGCTCCCCTTCACGATGACGTATTTCGCCACGTTCGTCGGCGGGGGACTCACGATGGGAATTGCACAAAAGGCGTTCCTCGACGGCATCAGCGCCCAGTGGTACGCGATGACCCAAGGGATCGCTTGGATCACGATCTCGCTGGTGATCGGCTACCTCTACGCGTTCGACGTCGTCAGTGTCCCGGAACTCTTGGGGCGCGTCTTCGGACCGTCGACGAAATACTTCGCGGCTTTCGCCACGGTAATCGGGCAGATCGCGTTAACGGCGGGCCAGACGATCGGCATGGCGACGATCATCGCGACGGTCACTGAGATCCCACTTAACGTAGCGTTCTGGATGAGTACCGTCGTCTTCGTCGGGATCACGGTCTGGGGCGGGATGAATTCAGTGGCGTGGGCGGATACGCTCCACGGGATCATTATCATCGTCGGCATGGCTACCGCGATACCGATTTCACTCGCAAACACCGGCGGCGTCGGCGCAGTCACTAGCGGTCTTCCGACGGGCCATACCGACTGGTTCGGCGTGGGACTCATCCAGATCGGGACGTGGTATCTCCTGTATATCACCGTCGCCGGTGCACAGCAACACCTCCTCCAACGGACGTGGTCGGCGAAAGACGCCGACACGGCCAAGCGCGGCGTCTTTCTCGCCGGTCTCGTTATCACCGGCTACGGTATTCTGACCGCTACCGCGGGGCTAATTGCGTACGCGCAGGGCGCCGGGGTCGATTCCTCGATGGCGTTCGCGTGGACGCTACAAAATACCATGCACCCCGTTCTCGGCGGAATTCTGTTAGCCGCTGCTGTCGGAGCGGTGATGAGCGGGGCCGACTCGATGCTGCTCGCCGGCGCGACCACCTTCGTAAACGACATCTACGTGCCATGGCGGGGCGGGATGGAGAACGTTTCGCAGACGCACCTCGTGCGGGTAACGCGGGCAGTGATTCTGGTCTTCGGGATCGGCGCTGCGGTCATCGCACTCAGCGGCGTTGAAATCGTCGTTATCGACAACCTCGGAATGGGCGTCATGTCGGTGTTGTTCGCGGGCGTGCTCGCTCTGTTCTGGCAGCAGACGGATCGGCGAGCCGGTTTCCCCGGCCTGCTCGTGGGCGGAGCGGTCTTCATCGTCTGGCGGTTTCTTCTCGGGGAACCGGAATTCTTCGGCGAGGGATCGGTCGAGGCGGCAGTCCCGGGAACGCTCGCCGCACTAGTCACGATCGCCGTCCTCAGCTACGCGTGGTTCGGTAGCGAGACGTTCACAGTCGAGGAGATCCGGCACGCGGCGACACGTGACATGAACCGGTTCACCCAGCGGGATCTGATGACGAGCGATACTGATCCCGATGCGCCGTCCACGGATGATTGA
- a CDS encoding AAA family ATPase — translation MNGDDPVDGSPMGEPDAERIYDAVREEMGRVLIGNESAIEHLTIALFTRGHVLLEGVPGVAKTTLANLFARVTGLDYTRIQMTPDILPADITGTHVYRESQGTFELQRGPIFANMVVADEINRATPKTQSALLEAMQERRVTIEGETLALPTPFMVVATQNPIEMEGVFELPEAQRDRFQFKLTVDIPGRGDERELLERFDADPDLGPETVDQVVAVSDLLAARESISEIHVAEPIKEYVLDLVAATRDHPDVTHGASPRASLAFLDGAKARAAIHGREYVIPDDVKALTESILAHRLVLSTDADLSDVAPADVVADIVDSVTPPGAEAVELQPVSDGGTKRE, via the coding sequence ATGAACGGCGACGACCCCGTCGACGGCAGTCCAATGGGCGAACCTGACGCCGAGCGAATTTACGACGCCGTCCGCGAGGAGATGGGCCGAGTGCTGATCGGCAACGAATCGGCGATCGAACACCTCACGATCGCGCTGTTTACGCGGGGCCACGTCCTCCTCGAGGGCGTTCCGGGCGTCGCGAAGACGACGCTCGCGAACCTGTTCGCCCGCGTGACCGGCCTCGACTACACCCGCATCCAGATGACGCCGGACATCCTGCCGGCGGACATCACGGGGACCCACGTCTACCGGGAGTCCCAGGGCACGTTCGAACTCCAGCGAGGACCGATCTTCGCGAACATGGTCGTCGCCGACGAGATCAACCGCGCGACGCCGAAGACCCAGTCGGCGCTGCTCGAAGCGATGCAGGAACGGCGCGTGACGATCGAGGGCGAGACGCTGGCTCTACCGACGCCCTTCATGGTCGTCGCGACGCAGAACCCGATCGAGATGGAGGGGGTCTTCGAGCTGCCGGAGGCCCAGCGCGACCGCTTCCAGTTCAAACTCACCGTCGATATCCCCGGTCGAGGGGACGAACGCGAGTTGCTCGAGCGGTTCGACGCCGACCCCGACCTCGGTCCCGAGACCGTCGACCAGGTCGTCGCGGTGTCGGACCTCCTCGCGGCGCGGGAGTCCATCTCGGAAATTCACGTCGCCGAGCCGATCAAGGAGTACGTCCTCGACCTCGTCGCGGCGACCCGGGACCACCCCGACGTCACCCACGGCGCCTCGCCTCGCGCGTCGCTGGCGTTTCTCGACGGCGCGAAGGCGCGGGCCGCGATCCACGGCCGCGAGTACGTCATCCCCGACGACGTGAAGGCCCTGACCGAGTCGATCCTCGCCCACCGGCTCGTGTTGAGCACCGACGCCGACCTGAGCGACGTGGCGCCCGCCGACGTCGTCGCGGACATCGTCGACTCGGTGACGCCGCCGGGCGCCGAAGCCGTCGAACTCCAGCCGGTGAGCGACGGCGGAACGAAGCGCGAGTAG